The Mercurialis annua linkage group LG2, ddMerAnnu1.2, whole genome shotgun sequence genome contains a region encoding:
- the LOC126670458 gene encoding uncharacterized protein LOC126670458, whose product MDLFKIEPKNLDSSMSSSSEAINIPPKRVRVEFNPDDLIVDPGVRNNIESYDVAIRDQVRMEYLSRGPCQPYDYGFPKKKQGKNMRSFQESWFIRFPWLEYSIEKDSAYCFYCYLFARPTSRSAAFTSKGFNNWKKAIEAFNEHAGGVSSVHNSARCDSEDFQNQQRSMSLALIVQNPETEVTYHMRLKVVLHVVRFLLLQGLSFRCDGFGCDESSIFPNKGNFLEMMIWYADCNESVRNIIGDNVDDYNQMTSRQTQKELVNLCASQTTSVMLSELGDSNFSILIDEICDDFEQHMVVILRFVNKNGEVIERFLAIEPISDFSSGSLKAILDALFARHGLSISRLRGQAYGEVSNMRGEVYELKALIQNENPFAFHFHHFAHQLQLVVVFVVKNIFAVWDLFTYTTMIVKTVGDSSKRRDPLQQKKHEDILKRLEADEIFLGRDKYQETNFVRLCDTRWGSYYVTLIRLMSMWDSVLWVLEEVHEDGSIFENCDSAGSLIEKMESFQFVFVLHLMVKILGTTNDLSNILLQNDRSIVSALKLIEALKEALQKLREDGWDALLQEVVIFCHKMHIPVPDMEEQLPRSRRREQSVTYYHHYHNEVFLAVIDLLVVEVNNRFSETSNVLLGYISYLDPRNSFARFDHHKLICFAKLYSDDFSSTDLFILRDQLETYICDVRKSSDFTNCHDLASLAIKMVQTSRHLLFPLVYRLIELALILPVATASVERAISSKKIIKTELCDLIKDEWINDRMVCYIERRIFDATDDEDILQHFQNMQCG is encoded by the coding sequence ATGGATTTGTTCAAAATCGAACCTAAGAATCTTGACTCGAGTATGTCATCATCTTCCGAAGCCATCAATATTCCACCGAAGAGAGTTCGTGTGGAGTTCAATCCCGATGATCTCATTGTCGATCCCGGGGTTCGAAACAATATTGAAAGTTACGATGTGGCAATTAGAGATCAAGTTAGGATGGAGTACTTGTCAAGAGGTCCGTGTCAACCATATGATTATGGATTTCCTAAGAAAAAACAAGGGAAAAATATGAGAAGTTTCCAAGAATCATGGTTCATAAGATTTCCTTGGTTAGAATATAGCATTGAGAAAGACTCTGCatattgtttttattgttaTCTCTTTGCTCGTCCTACTTCTAGAAGTGCAGCTTTTACGAGTAAAGGGTTCAACAATTGGAAAAAGGCAATTGAAGCTTTTAATGAACATGCCGGCGGAGTAAGCAGTGTTCATAATAGTGCAAGATGTGATAGTGAGGATTTTCAAAATCAGCAGCGAAGCATGTCGCTTGCTTTGATAGTTCAAAATCCTGAAACAGAAGTTACATATCACATGCGTTTGAAAGTAGTGTTACATGTTGTTCGCTTTCTTCTATTACAAGGTCTTTCATTTCGTTGTGATGGATTTGGTTGTGATGAGTCTTCTATCTTCCCAAACAAGGGCAATTTTCTAGAGATGATGATATGGTATGCAGATTGCAATGAAAGTGTGAGAAACATTATCGGTGATAATGTTGACGATTATAACCAAATGACATCTCGCCAAACTCAAAAAGAATTGGTTAATTTGTGTGCTTCACAAACAACATCCGTCATGCTCTCTGAACTTGGAGATAGTAATTTCTCTATTCTTATTGATGAAATCTGTGATGACTTTGAGCAACACATGGTGGTAATTTTGAGGTTTGTGAATAAAAATGGTGAAGTAATTGAAAGGTTTCTTGCCATTGAGCCTATTAGTGACTTTTCTTCTGGTTCTTTAAAAGCAATTTTGGATGCATTATTTGCTCGACATGGTTTATCTATTTCTAGATTACGTGGTCAAGCATATGGTGAAGTATCCAATATGAGGGGAGAAGTTTATGAGTTGAAGGCTCTTATTCAAAATGAAAATCCTTTTGCCTTTCATTTTCATCACTTTGCCCATCAGTTACAGTTGGTGGTTGTTTTTGTTGTGAAGAACATCTTTGCTGTTTGGGACTTATTTACTTATACAACTATGATTGTGAAGACAGTTGGTGATTCTTCTAAAAGAAGAGACCCATTACAGCAAAAAAAACATGAGGACATCTTAAAGAGATTAGAGGCAGATGAGATTTTCTTAGGAAGGGACAAATATCAAGAGACTAATTTTGTGAGACTATGTGATACTCGTTGGGGTTCATATTATGTAACTTTAATCCGGTTGATGTCCATGTGGGATTCTGTCTTGTGGGTGCTTGAAGAAGTTCATGAAGATGgttctatttttgaaaattgtGATTCAGCTGGCAGTTTGATAGAGAAGATGGAAAGTTTCcagtttgtgtttgttttgcatTTGATGGTTAAAATATTGGGTACAACAAATGATTTATCAAATATCTTGCTGCAGAATGATAGGAGTATTGTTAGTGCCTTGAAGCTAATAGAAGCTTTGAAAGAAGCGTTACAAAAATTGCGAGAGGATGGGTGGGATGCTTTGTTACAAGAAGTTGTCATCTTTTGTCACAAGATGCATATTCCGGTGCCTGATATGGAAGAGCAATTACCACGTTCTCGGCGTCGGGAGCAATCAGTAACCTATTATCATCATTATCACAATGAGGTTTTCCTTGCAGTGATTGATTTGCTTGTTGTAGAGGTGAATAATAGGTTCTCTGAAACTAGCAATGTGCTGTTAGGATACATTTCATATCTCGATCCAAGAAACTCTTTTGCTAGATTTGATCATCATAAATTGATATGCTTTGCTAAGCTTTATTCAGATGATTTTTCTTCTACCGATTTATTCATCTTGAGAGATCAACTTGAGACGTACATTTGCGATGTGAGAAAAAGTTCTGATTTTACGAATTGTCATGATCTGGCTAGTCTTGCAATAAAGATGGTTCAAACTTCCAGACACTTATTATTTCCATTGGTTTATCGCTTGATTGAGTTGGCTTTAATTCTACCGGTGGCTACGGCATCCGTTGAGAGAGCTATTTCATCAAAAAAGATTATCAAAACAGAGTTATGCGACCTGATCAAAGATGAATGGATAAATGATAGGATGGTGTGTTACATTGAAAGGAGGATATTTGATGCAACCGATGATGAAGACATTTTACAGCATTTTCAGAATATGCAATGTGGCTGA